A section of the Jannaschia sp. S6380 genome encodes:
- a CDS encoding AMP nucleosidase → MTLHTAPICSPDPAEPRLFHDAAAAVTELRRLYDEATSYLREGFRNAVSGEMPTCRYRAYYPEIRIVTTSYGRADSRLSFGHVAEPGHYAATITRPDLFAAYLTQQVELLMRSHDVPVSIGQSRTPIPIHFAMLNDAALEVPQDGVLPFLMRDVFDVPDLNTTNDAIVNGVGFTFEDGARPLAPFTAQRVDYSLARLSHYTATDPADFQNHVLFTNYQFYVDEFVAYGREALRDPASGYAEMVGPMGQRVTPDDPDAPMVDPPKMPQMPTYHLTRANGQGITLVNIGVGPSNAKTATDHIAVLRPHVWLMVGHCAGLRNSQSLGDFVLAHGYLREDHVLDDDLPIWVPIPALAEVQVALEDAVERVTALEGYELKRIMRTGTVATIDNRNWELREQAGPVQRLSQSRAIALDMESATIAANGFRFRVPYGTLLCVSDKPLHGELKLPGMASAFYKSQVSRHLLIGIRAMESLREMPLERLHSRKLRSFEETAFL, encoded by the coding sequence ATGACCCTTCACACCGCACCCATCTGCTCCCCCGACCCGGCCGAGCCGCGCCTGTTCCACGACGCCGCCGCGGCCGTGACCGAGCTTCGCCGCCTCTATGACGAGGCGACCTCCTATCTTCGCGAGGGGTTCCGGAACGCCGTGTCGGGCGAGATGCCCACCTGCCGCTATCGCGCCTACTATCCCGAGATACGCATCGTCACGACCAGCTACGGGCGCGCCGACAGCCGGCTCTCCTTCGGCCACGTGGCGGAGCCGGGCCATTACGCCGCGACCATCACCCGGCCGGACCTGTTCGCCGCCTATCTGACGCAGCAGGTTGAATTGCTGATGCGATCGCATGACGTCCCGGTCAGCATCGGGCAGTCGCGCACCCCGATCCCGATCCACTTCGCCATGCTGAACGATGCCGCGCTGGAGGTGCCGCAGGACGGTGTCCTGCCCTTCCTGATGCGCGACGTATTCGACGTGCCCGACCTGAACACGACGAACGACGCCATCGTCAACGGCGTTGGCTTCACCTTCGAGGACGGCGCCCGGCCGCTGGCCCCGTTCACCGCGCAGCGGGTCGACTATTCGCTGGCGCGGCTGTCGCATTACACCGCGACCGATCCGGCGGATTTCCAGAACCACGTCCTGTTCACCAACTACCAGTTCTATGTCGACGAGTTCGTGGCCTATGGACGCGAGGCACTGCGCGACCCGGCCTCGGGCTATGCCGAGATGGTCGGACCGATGGGCCAGCGGGTGACGCCCGACGACCCCGACGCGCCGATGGTCGACCCGCCCAAGATGCCGCAGATGCCGACCTATCACCTGACGCGGGCGAACGGGCAGGGCATCACGCTGGTCAATATCGGCGTGGGTCCGTCGAACGCCAAGACCGCGACCGACCATATCGCCGTCCTGCGCCCGCATGTCTGGCTGATGGTCGGGCATTGCGCGGGCCTGCGCAACTCACAGTCGCTGGGCGATTTCGTTCTGGCGCACGGATACCTGCGCGAGGATCACGTCCTCGACGACGACCTGCCGATCTGGGTGCCGATCCCGGCGCTGGCCGAGGTGCAGGTCGCGCTGGAGGACGCGGTGGAGCGGGTGACCGCGCTCGAGGGCTACGAACTCAAGCGGATCATGCGCACGGGCACGGTGGCCACGATCGACAACCGCAACTGGGAATTGCGCGAACAGGCCGGGCCCGTTCAGCGCCTCAGCCAGTCGCGCGCGATCGCGCTCGACATGGAAAGCGCCACGATCGCCGCGAACGGATTCCGGTTCCGCGTTCCCTACGGCACGCTGCTCTGCGTCAGCGACAAGCCGCTGCATGGCGAGTTGAAACTTCCCGGCATGGCCTCGGCCTTCTACAAGTCGCAGGTGAGCCGGCATCTTCTGATCGGCATCAGGGCGATGGAATCCCTGCGCGAGATGCCGCTAGAGCGTCTGCACAGCCGCAAGCTGCGCAGTTTCGAGGAAACCGCCTTCCTGTAG
- a CDS encoding HU family DNA-binding protein, protein MANKPMTKTQLVAALAEKMDTDKKTATSALDAITGIITEEVSNGGAVTLPGVGKIMCRERPERMVRNPATGEQFKKDADKVVKMTIAKALKDSVNS, encoded by the coding sequence ATGGCCAACAAACCGATGACGAAGACGCAGCTGGTCGCCGCGCTTGCCGAGAAGATGGACACCGACAAGAAGACCGCGACGTCCGCGCTCGACGCCATCACCGGCATCATCACCGAGGAGGTCTCCAACGGCGGTGCCGTGACCCTGCCCGGTGTCGGCAAGATCATGTGCCGCGAGCGGCCCGAGCGGATGGTTCGCAACCCCGCCACCGGCGAGCAGTTCAAGAAAGACGCCGACAAGGTGGTCAAGATGACCATCGCCAAGGCGCTCAAGGATTCCGTCAACTCCTGA
- a CDS encoding DMT family transporter: MDARAILYGLTFALMWSSAFTSARIIVAEAPPILSLSLRFAISGVLGIAIAYALGQRLRLTRGQWRAVIVFGLCQNALYLGLNFVAMQWIEASLAAIIASALPLLVALANWILFSERTRFLGVAGLLAGTGGVALIMGTRLQGGADAWGIALCVVAVIALMLATLSVRGASGGGNLMMVVGLQMLVGAAALLPFGLMAETWDVTWTPLLIGAFAYTTLVPGLAATFIWFLLVARIGATPAATFHFLNPFFGVVIAWALLGERLGPLDAIGVAVVTLGILAVQLSRLPRRPAP, from the coding sequence ATGGACGCCCGCGCAATCCTGTACGGCCTGACCTTCGCACTGATGTGGTCCTCGGCCTTCACCTCGGCGCGTATCATCGTGGCCGAGGCGCCGCCGATCCTGTCGCTGTCGCTGCGCTTCGCGATCTCGGGCGTGCTCGGGATCGCCATCGCCTACGCGCTCGGACAGCGTCTGCGCCTGACCCGGGGCCAGTGGCGCGCGGTGATCGTCTTCGGCCTGTGCCAGAACGCGCTCTATCTGGGCCTGAACTTCGTCGCGATGCAGTGGATCGAGGCGTCGCTGGCCGCGATCATCGCCTCGGCGCTGCCGCTGCTGGTCGCGCTGGCGAACTGGATCCTGTTCTCGGAGCGCACCCGGTTCCTGGGCGTGGCGGGCCTTCTGGCGGGCACGGGCGGGGTCGCGCTGATCATGGGAACGCGCCTGCAGGGCGGCGCCGACGCATGGGGCATCGCCCTATGCGTGGTGGCGGTGATCGCGCTGATGCTGGCGACGCTGTCGGTCCGCGGCGCATCGGGCGGCGGCAACCTGATGATGGTCGTGGGCCTGCAGATGCTGGTGGGCGCCGCCGCGCTCCTGCCTTTTGGCCTGATGGCGGAGACATGGGACGTGACCTGGACGCCGCTCCTGATCGGGGCCTTCGCCTACACGACGCTGGTGCCGGGACTGGCCGCCACCTTCATCTGGTTCCTGCTGGTCGCGCGCATCGGCGCGACGCCGGCGGCGACGTTCCATTTCCTCAACCCGTTCTTCGGCGTGGTGATCGCCTGGGCCCTGCTGGGCGAAAGGCTGGGCCCGCTGGACGCGATCGGGGTGGCGGTCGTCACGCTGGGCATCCTCGCAGTGCAGCTGTCGCGCCTGCCGCGCCGACCCGCACCCTGA
- a CDS encoding type I secretion system permease/ATPase: MNKTDLLPGLAEIREARREGRALLWTAGFFSIFVNLLMLTGPLFMLQVYDRVLGSRSEETLVALFVLMGFLFLAMGVIDWARARLLTRMGAKFQASLDRRVFAAMLKRASTAQDDPNADMDSMKSGNELRDLEAMQRFFSSPVFMALFDIPWTPVFLIGISIFHPWLGGLAIVGGSILIVMTVLNQILTRTSAVKAAAAAQRSDRYAEHLQGEAETIRSLGMQGNAFEKWHRARARSLEQGMHASDVGRSFSTASKTFRLFLQSAMLGLGAYLVLQGAVTPGVMIASSILLGRALAPVDLVVGQWSVVQRAKRGHDNLVELLAEVRPEKSPVALPRPAARLDVQQLTVIPPGARQASLRLISFDVKPGQAVGVIGPSGSGKSTLARALTGVWRPAGGKIRLDSATLDQYDPERLAQYVGYLPQRVQLFEGTIAENIARLSSTPDDAKVVAAATKAAAHKMILKLPKGYDTPVSIAGAQLSGGQIQRIGLARALYDDPSILVLDEPNSNLDNEGTNALNNAIRQMKANKGAVLIMAHRPAAIKECEMILMLEDGARKAWGPREKVLPEVVVNYDKLKKASNKPTGVT, encoded by the coding sequence ATGAACAAGACCGACCTGCTTCCCGGCCTGGCGGAGATACGAGAGGCCCGACGCGAAGGGCGCGCGCTTCTCTGGACGGCCGGGTTCTTCAGCATCTTCGTCAACCTGCTGATGCTGACCGGGCCGCTTTTCATGCTGCAGGTCTACGACCGTGTGCTGGGCAGCCGGTCCGAAGAGACGCTGGTCGCGCTGTTCGTCCTGATGGGGTTCCTGTTCCTGGCCATGGGTGTGATCGACTGGGCGCGGGCCCGGCTGCTGACGCGGATGGGCGCGAAGTTCCAGGCCAGCCTCGACCGTCGCGTCTTCGCGGCGATGCTGAAACGCGCCTCGACCGCGCAGGACGACCCGAACGCCGATATGGACAGCATGAAATCCGGCAACGAGCTGCGCGACCTTGAGGCGATGCAGCGCTTCTTCTCGTCACCCGTGTTCATGGCGCTGTTCGACATCCCATGGACGCCCGTCTTCCTCATCGGGATCTCGATCTTCCATCCGTGGCTGGGCGGCCTTGCCATCGTGGGCGGCAGCATCCTGATCGTGATGACGGTGCTGAACCAGATCCTGACACGCACCTCGGCCGTCAAGGCGGCGGCGGCGGCGCAGCGCTCCGACCGCTATGCCGAGCATCTGCAGGGCGAGGCCGAGACCATCCGCAGCCTGGGCATGCAGGGCAATGCCTTCGAGAAATGGCACCGTGCCCGCGCCCGGTCGCTGGAGCAGGGCATGCATGCCAGCGATGTCGGGCGCAGCTTCTCGACCGCGTCCAAGACGTTCCGGCTGTTCCTGCAATCGGCGATGCTGGGCCTCGGCGCCTATCTGGTGCTGCAAGGCGCGGTGACGCCCGGTGTGATGATCGCCTCGTCGATCCTGCTGGGCCGCGCGCTGGCGCCGGTCGATCTGGTCGTGGGCCAGTGGTCAGTGGTGCAGCGCGCCAAGCGCGGCCACGACAACCTGGTCGAACTGCTGGCCGAGGTGCGCCCCGAGAAGAGCCCCGTCGCCCTGCCCCGCCCGGCCGCCCGGCTGGACGTGCAGCAACTGACGGTGATTCCACCGGGCGCGCGCCAGGCTTCGCTGCGCCTGATCTCGTTCGACGTGAAACCGGGCCAGGCCGTCGGCGTGATCGGGCCTTCGGGCTCGGGCAAGTCGACCCTGGCGCGGGCGTTGACCGGGGTCTGGCGCCCCGCCGGCGGCAAGATCCGCCTCGATTCCGCGACGCTCGACCAGTACGACCCCGAACGGCTGGCGCAATATGTCGGCTACCTGCCGCAGCGCGTGCAGCTCTTCGAGGGGACGATCGCCGAGAACATCGCGCGCCTCAGCTCGACGCCGGACGATGCCAAGGTCGTGGCCGCGGCGACCAAGGCGGCCGCCCACAAGATGATCCTGAAGCTGCCCAAAGGCTATGACACGCCGGTCAGCATCGCCGGCGCGCAGCTTTCGGGCGGCCAGATCCAGCGGATCGGCCTGGCCCGCGCACTCTACGACGATCCGTCGATCCTGGTGCTGGACGAGCCGAACTCCAACCTCGACAATGAGGGGACGAACGCGCTCAACAACGCGATCCGGCAGATGAAGGCCAACAAGGGTGCGGTCCTGATCATGGCCCACCGCCCCGCCGCCATCAAGGAATGCGAGATGATCCTGATGCTGGAGGACGGCGCGCGCAAGGCCTGGGGCCCGCGCGAGAAGGTCCTGCCCGAGGTCGTGGTGAACTACGACAAGCTCAAGAAGGCGTCGAACAAGCCGACGGGCGTGACATGA
- a CDS encoding HlyD family type I secretion periplasmic adaptor subunit → MSKPENRFLRSRSPLIVGFLTIALLLGGFGGWGVMAQIAGAVVAPGRIVVDRNRQVVQHPDGGVVEEILVEEGDRVAEGDVLARLDLSLLQSELTIVEGQLREMAARRGRMEAERDDLETITFDADLLEAAESQPSVAAIVDGQTRLFEARRDSLARAVEQLRNQRLQLDNQVDGIDAQMVALERQQELIGDETSNQEILLERGLTQASRLLNLQREEARLAGALGDLVSQRAQAMERIAELEIEELRLFTQRREESITRLRDLEATEMEFAERQRALAKQLDRLEIRAPVSGVVYDLQVFGRRSVIQPAQTVLYLVPQDRPLIIESRVDPINVDEVYVGQEVVLRFSAFDMRSTPDLFGSVTQVSPDAFVDDQNGTSFYRVEIQLPEEELTKLPEGRTLVPGMPVDAFIRTEDRSPLAYLLSPLAGYFQKAFRDS, encoded by the coding sequence ATGAGCAAACCCGAGAACCGCTTCCTGCGTTCACGCAGCCCCCTGATCGTCGGGTTCCTGACGATCGCCCTTCTGCTGGGCGGCTTCGGCGGCTGGGGCGTCATGGCGCAGATCGCGGGCGCCGTGGTGGCGCCCGGCCGGATCGTCGTCGACCGCAACCGGCAGGTCGTCCAGCACCCCGACGGCGGCGTGGTCGAGGAGATCCTGGTCGAGGAGGGCGACCGCGTGGCCGAGGGCGACGTGCTGGCCCGGCTGGACCTGTCGCTGCTGCAATCCGAACTGACGATCGTCGAAGGCCAGCTCCGCGAGATGGCCGCAAGGCGCGGCCGAATGGAGGCCGAGCGCGACGACCTCGAGACCATAACCTTCGACGCGGACCTTCTGGAGGCGGCCGAGAGCCAGCCATCGGTCGCGGCTATCGTGGACGGTCAGACCCGCCTGTTCGAGGCCCGGCGCGATTCGCTCGCCCGGGCCGTGGAGCAACTGCGCAACCAGCGCCTGCAACTGGACAACCAGGTCGACGGGATCGACGCGCAGATGGTCGCGCTGGAACGCCAGCAGGAACTGATCGGCGACGAGACCTCGAACCAGGAGATCCTGCTGGAACGCGGGCTGACCCAAGCGTCGCGCCTTCTGAACCTGCAACGCGAGGAGGCACGGCTGGCCGGTGCGCTGGGCGATCTCGTCTCGCAGCGCGCGCAGGCGATGGAGCGGATCGCCGAGCTGGAGATCGAGGAGCTTCGGCTGTTCACCCAGCGCCGCGAGGAATCGATCACCCGCCTGCGCGACCTGGAAGCCACGGAAATGGAGTTCGCTGAGCGGCAGCGCGCGCTGGCCAAGCAGCTCGACCGCCTGGAGATCCGGGCGCCGGTGTCGGGCGTCGTCTACGACCTCCAGGTGTTCGGCCGCCGCTCGGTGATCCAGCCGGCGCAGACGGTGCTCTACCTGGTGCCGCAGGACCGCCCCCTGATCATCGAATCCCGCGTCGATCCGATCAACGTGGACGAGGTCTATGTCGGCCAGGAAGTGGTGCTGCGGTTTTCGGCCTTCGACATGCGCAGCACGCCCGATCTGTTCGGCTCGGTCACGCAGGTCTCGCCGGACGCCTTCGTCGACGATCAGAACGGCACGTCCTTCTACCGTGTCGAGATCCAGCTGCCCGAGGAGGAGCTGACCAAGCTGCCTGAGGGGCGGACGCTGGTCCCCGGCATGCCGGTCGACGCCTTCATCCGGACCGAAGATCGCTCGCCGCTGGCCTATCTCCTGAGCCCGCTGGCCGGCTATTTCCAAAAGGCCTTCCGCGACAGTTGA
- a CDS encoding calcium-binding protein — translation MGGPFSDTKFFGGRHMANNWQSMWNSVSGQWIGGTPGSDNGDFEDLTGINKGKGLGGDDHIKGNDNVNVIYGNGGDDFLRGDGNDDWLSGGDGNDALLGDEDDDVDQGDDCLSGGDGDDVIVGQGGKDDINGNDGDDLAIGGSGNDKIRGGDGDDVLLGGNGNDDIRGQSGDDCLFGQEGNDFIRGGHGEDSISGGMGDDSIYGGKHGDFAAGNAGMDYMNMGKGDDLAFGGSGDDHLRGWNGDDTLFGGTGDDLLVGQRGDDLLYGGEGEDNIQGGGGDDRISGGEGDDIIEGNDNEDCINGDGGNDLIWGDNADGQPAQDNAADLISGGSGNDTVHGGEDNDQIRGNSGNDLLNGDSGDDTINGDSGKDVINGGSGEDHLSGGTGDDVVSGGADDDAMRGDQGNDTLNGGSGDDCAEGNGGDDELNGGSGDDALSGGMDDDLLNGDSGNDSLFGDEGNDELNGGRGRDVLLGGEGDDTLDGGKHDDCIIGDEGDDELTGGADGDDFVFGYGVDTDDDGECDEFNFEDIGDDTITDFDDDQEDRIVIHSAIAGDVEFDDDGRVTNTGNLTAAINGDDVIITTPSGTITVTGLVSELEGIDPDDPFFDEDDLMKFLLQVGEDGDGKGVVYIEDKCIDDFDCDVDDAQVGWQGDRIFVPEVDKDLDDEDIGNTTISTTELELAQQYVDGDGNVSVSGDSLVGSYLSEFDHDDNDLS, via the coding sequence GTGGGGGGGCCTTTTTCAGATACCAAATTTTTTGGGGGAAGACACATGGCTAACAATTGGCAATCAATGTGGAACTCGGTCAGCGGTCAGTGGATCGGCGGTACGCCCGGTTCGGACAACGGTGACTTCGAGGACCTGACCGGCATCAACAAGGGTAAGGGCCTTGGTGGTGACGATCACATCAAGGGCAACGACAACGTCAACGTCATCTACGGCAACGGCGGGGATGATTTCCTGCGCGGTGACGGAAACGATGACTGGCTGTCGGGCGGCGACGGAAACGACGCGCTGCTGGGCGACGAGGATGACGATGTCGACCAGGGTGATGACTGCCTCTCCGGCGGCGACGGCGATGACGTGATCGTCGGCCAGGGCGGCAAGGACGACATCAACGGCAACGACGGCGACGATCTCGCCATCGGCGGCTCGGGCAACGACAAGATCCGTGGCGGTGACGGCGATGACGTGCTGCTCGGCGGCAACGGCAACGACGACATCCGCGGCCAGAGCGGCGACGACTGCCTGTTCGGCCAGGAAGGCAACGACTTCATCCGCGGCGGCCATGGAGAGGATTCCATCTCCGGCGGCATGGGTGACGACTCGATCTACGGCGGCAAGCACGGCGACTTCGCCGCGGGCAACGCCGGCATGGACTACATGAACATGGGCAAGGGCGACGACCTGGCCTTTGGCGGATCGGGCGATGACCATCTGCGCGGCTGGAACGGCGACGATACGCTGTTCGGCGGTACGGGCGATGATCTTCTGGTCGGTCAGCGCGGCGACGACCTCCTCTACGGTGGCGAAGGTGAAGACAACATCCAGGGCGGCGGAGGCGATGACCGTATCTCCGGCGGCGAGGGTGATGACATCATCGAAGGCAACGACAACGAGGATTGCATCAACGGTGACGGCGGCAACGACCTGATCTGGGGTGACAATGCCGACGGCCAGCCCGCGCAGGACAACGCCGCCGACCTCATCAGCGGTGGATCGGGCAACGACACCGTCCACGGTGGCGAGGACAACGACCAGATCCGCGGCAACTCGGGCAACGACCTGTTGAACGGCGACTCGGGCGATGACACCATCAACGGTGACAGCGGCAAGGACGTCATCAACGGCGGTTCGGGCGAGGATCACCTCAGCGGCGGCACCGGCGACGATGTTGTCAGCGGTGGTGCCGACGATGACGCGATGCGCGGCGATCAGGGCAACGACACCCTGAACGGCGGGTCCGGCGATGACTGCGCGGAAGGCAATGGCGGTGACGACGAGCTGAACGGCGGTTCGGGCGACGATGCCCTGTCCGGCGGGATGGACGACGACCTGCTGAACGGTGACTCGGGCAATGACTCGCTTTTCGGCGATGAAGGCAACGACGAGCTGAACGGCGGTCGCGGTCGCGATGTCCTGCTCGGCGGCGAGGGTGACGACACGCTCGACGGCGGCAAGCACGATGACTGCATCATCGGCGACGAAGGCGACGACGAGTTGACCGGCGGCGCGGATGGCGACGACTTCGTGTTCGGCTACGGCGTCGACACCGACGATGACGGTGAGTGCGACGAGTTCAACTTCGAGGACATCGGCGACGACACCATCACCGACTTCGACGACGACCAGGAAGACCGCATCGTCATCCATTCGGCGATCGCCGGCGACGTCGAGTTCGACGACGACGGCCGGGTGACCAACACGGGCAACCTGACGGCGGCGATCAATGGTGACGACGTCATCATCACCACCCCGTCCGGCACCATCACCGTGACCGGCCTGGTGTCCGAGCTGGAAGGCATCGACCCGGACGATCCGTTCTTCGACGAGGACGACCTGATGAAGTTCCTGCTTCAGGTCGGCGAGGACGGCGATGGCAAAGGTGTCGTCTACATCGAAGACAAGTGCATCGACGACTTCGACTGTGACGTCGACGACGCTCAGGTCGGTTGGCAGGGTGACCGGATCTTCGTCCCCGAGGTCGACAAGGACCTGGACGACGAAGATATCGGCAACACCACCATCAGCACCACCGAACTGGAGCTGGCCCAACAGTATGTCGATGGCGACGGCAACGTCTCCGTCAGCGGTGACTCGCTCGTCGGCAGCTACCTGTCGGAGTTCGACCACGACGACAACGATCTGAGCTGA
- a CDS encoding CAP domain-containing protein, with product MTQASDFERQMLALINQERTSRGLDPLQLELRLNESAERHSEWMLATDTFSHTGAGGSSSNTRMRQADFDFSGSWSSGENIAVQSERGASGISDDVVDLHEALMNSPGHRANILKSGYDYVGIGIERGNYNGWDAVIVTQNFASTSGQVRIDGGSGGSGTQTPPEDLTPQVISGTGSGEDLRGTMSDDVMRGEGGADRLFGRAGDDRLEGGSGNDRLTGGSGQDTLSGGSGNDCVDYKSADGVRVDLKYAQNNTGDARGDSFISIEWLGGSRKDDDLRGNDGDNRIWGARGDDEIQGRGGDDKLVGGGGNDTLIGQDGEDRLKGGGGADTFVFHENGDRDVVLDFRNNVDVLDFRDFDANSVGALMNDATERNGDVVFDFGGGDRVVIQDATIAQVQDDILI from the coding sequence ATGACACAGGCGAGTGACTTCGAACGCCAGATGCTGGCGCTTATCAACCAGGAGCGGACATCGCGGGGGCTCGATCCGCTGCAGCTGGAGCTGCGACTGAACGAATCGGCCGAGCGGCACAGCGAATGGATGCTGGCGACGGACACGTTCTCGCATACGGGCGCGGGCGGATCGTCGTCGAACACGCGGATGCGGCAGGCCGATTTCGACTTTTCCGGCAGCTGGTCCTCGGGCGAGAACATCGCCGTACAGAGCGAGCGCGGCGCGTCGGGCATCTCGGACGACGTGGTCGACCTGCACGAGGCGTTGATGAACAGCCCGGGGCACCGGGCCAACATCCTCAAATCCGGCTACGACTATGTCGGCATCGGGATCGAGCGCGGAAACTACAACGGCTGGGACGCCGTGATCGTGACGCAGAATTTCGCCTCGACATCGGGGCAGGTGCGGATCGACGGCGGCTCCGGCGGGTCCGGGACGCAGACGCCGCCGGAAGACCTCACGCCGCAGGTCATCAGCGGCACCGGCTCGGGCGAGGACCTGCGCGGCACGATGTCCGATGACGTCATGCGCGGCGAGGGTGGCGCCGACCGCCTGTTCGGGCGTGCGGGCGACGACCGGCTGGAAGGCGGATCGGGCAATGACCGGCTGACGGGCGGGTCGGGCCAGGACACGCTTTCGGGCGGATCCGGAAATGATTGCGTCGACTACAAGTCGGCCGACGGCGTCCGGGTCGATCTGAAATACGCGCAGAACAACACCGGCGACGCGCGCGGCGACAGCTTCATCTCGATCGAGTGGCTCGGCGGGTCGCGCAAGGACGACGATCTTCGCGGCAACGATGGCGACAACCGCATCTGGGGCGCGCGGGGCGATGACGAGATCCAGGGCCGCGGCGGCGACGACAAGCTGGTCGGCGGCGGCGGAAACGACACGCTGATCGGCCAGGACGGCGAAGATCGCCTCAAGGGTGGCGGCGGCGCGGATACCTTCGTCTTTCACGAGAACGGCGACCGCGACGTGGTTCTGGATTTCCGCAACAATGTCGATGTGCTCGACTTCCGTGACTTCGATGCCAACAGCGTCGGTGCCCTGATGAACGACGCGACGGAGCGCAATGGCGACGTGGTGTTCGATTTCGGCGGCGGCGATCGGGTCGTCATTCAGGACGCCACCATTGCGCAGGTTCAGGACGACATCCTGATCTGA